One genomic segment of Kordiimonas sp. SCSIO 12603 includes these proteins:
- a CDS encoding efflux RND transporter permease subunit, protein MPFTDLFIKKPALAIVVNIMILMAGIIAVMKLPIRQYPEIEAATISVTTAYPGATPELMQGFVTTPIAQSIATATGVEYLSSETVQGMSTISARLKLNADSNQAMTEIMAKINEVRFRIPSEATDPVIRKTAGQGTAIMYVGFSSETLTIPQVTDYLNRAILPRLASIEGVGSTELIGAQELSIRLWLDPRKMAALDLTASDVSSALRENNVQAAPGNIEGSYITTNLKADTDIVSISDFENMVLRNDGNNLIRVRDVATVEFGAKSDDQTGYENGVPVVFVGVNASPTGNPLTIVEDTKALFEDMKQDFPPGLTSNVSYDVTRFINASIDQVTSTLIEAVGIVIIVMYLFLGSFRTILVPIVTIPLSLVGAAAIMTMFGFSINLLTLLAMVLAIGLVVDDAIVVVENVFRHMEKGESPLQASLKGAREIVRPVIAMTATLAIVYAPIGFVGGLTGSLFREFAFALAAAVVISGVVALTLSPMMAAYTIDAKTTEGKFTKAIERFFGKLTNLYQGLLSWTLKFRYFTVLFALVVMSGTAYMYMSSAQELAPEEDQGNVFLFMRGPQNANIDYTNKFALKLEEILRSTPEYDQTFIVNGPTTNEGFGGVVLKRWENRDRSQQEVQQEVQGRVMDVEGLAVFAFPEPALPGSTGGMPVQMIISSSKSPKDVFDTVENLKMAANQSGLFMVTDSNLNLNTPVTRVKIDRNRANALGIRMADISDTLAIFVNENYVNRINVDGRAYEVIPQVSPEFRLTPDTINQYYVRTGSGTQVPLSSVITLEEDVEPNKLFQFNQLNSATFQGIPAPGVTMDAVVEFLENYAATSFPSGFSYDWQGDVRQFVYEGNQLATAFALAMLVIYLALVAQFNSFRDPFIILVSVPLSLFGALLPIYLGYTTINIYTQIGLVTLIGLISKHGILMVEFANQLQQSDGLNRRQAILKASAIRLRPILMTTAAMVVGLIPLATSTGAGAASRFALGIVIVVGMLVGTFFTLFILPAVYSLLAAHHNKQEKHEDREIPEPKLTVAAE, encoded by the coding sequence ATGCCCTTTACTGATTTATTCATAAAAAAGCCTGCGCTCGCCATTGTCGTAAACATCATGATTTTGATGGCAGGCATCATCGCAGTGATGAAGCTTCCTATCAGGCAGTATCCTGAAATTGAAGCAGCCACTATTTCTGTAACAACAGCGTACCCGGGTGCAACGCCAGAGCTGATGCAAGGGTTTGTGACAACACCTATCGCGCAGTCTATCGCTACCGCAACTGGCGTTGAGTACCTAAGCAGTGAAACAGTTCAAGGCATGAGCACTATTAGCGCTCGCTTGAAGCTAAATGCTGATAGTAATCAAGCCATGACCGAGATCATGGCCAAGATTAATGAGGTGCGTTTCCGTATCCCGTCTGAGGCAACAGACCCTGTTATCCGCAAAACTGCTGGTCAAGGCACCGCGATTATGTATGTGGGCTTCTCGTCTGAAACGCTCACAATCCCGCAAGTTACAGATTATCTGAACCGAGCTATTCTGCCACGTCTCGCTTCAATTGAAGGTGTGGGCAGTACTGAGCTTATCGGTGCGCAGGAGCTATCCATCCGCCTGTGGCTTGATCCGCGCAAGATGGCAGCACTTGATCTTACAGCAAGCGATGTATCAAGCGCCTTACGCGAAAACAACGTACAAGCGGCACCAGGTAACATCGAAGGCAGCTATATCACTACCAACCTGAAAGCAGACACAGATATTGTCAGCATTTCAGATTTTGAAAATATGGTGCTGCGGAACGATGGTAACAACCTCATCCGCGTGCGCGATGTAGCAACCGTTGAATTCGGTGCAAAATCTGATGACCAAACAGGTTATGAAAACGGTGTACCGGTTGTATTTGTTGGCGTGAACGCATCGCCGACGGGCAACCCGCTTACTATCGTGGAAGATACCAAAGCCCTGTTCGAAGACATGAAGCAAGATTTCCCTCCGGGGCTTACTTCAAACGTAAGCTACGATGTAACCCGCTTTATCAATGCTTCCATTGATCAGGTGACATCTACTCTTATAGAAGCTGTGGGTATCGTAATCATTGTCATGTATTTGTTCCTTGGTTCCTTCAGAACCATTCTGGTGCCAATTGTTACCATCCCGCTATCGCTTGTTGGTGCTGCTGCGATCATGACCATGTTTGGGTTCAGTATTAACCTACTGACCCTGCTGGCGATGGTACTAGCCATTGGTCTCGTGGTGGATGATGCCATCGTGGTGGTGGAAAATGTATTCCGCCATATGGAAAAAGGCGAAAGCCCTCTTCAAGCATCCCTTAAGGGAGCACGAGAGATTGTACGCCCCGTTATCGCCATGACAGCTACACTGGCCATCGTATATGCCCCAATCGGCTTTGTGGGTGGGCTTACAGGCAGCTTATTCCGTGAGTTCGCCTTTGCACTTGCCGCGGCGGTTGTTATCTCTGGCGTAGTGGCGTTAACACTGTCCCCGATGATGGCGGCCTATACAATTGACGCCAAAACTACTGAAGGCAAATTCACCAAAGCGATTGAGCGTTTCTTTGGCAAGCTTACAAACCTTTACCAAGGCTTACTTAGCTGGACATTGAAGTTCCGCTATTTCACTGTGCTTTTCGCCCTCGTTGTAATGAGCGGCACGGCATATATGTATATGTCATCCGCACAAGAACTAGCACCTGAAGAAGATCAAGGTAACGTCTTCCTCTTTATGCGCGGCCCTCAGAATGCAAACATTGATTATACAAACAAGTTTGCACTCAAGCTTGAGGAAATCCTGCGTTCAACACCAGAATATGATCAAACCTTTATCGTAAACGGTCCAACAACCAACGAAGGCTTCGGTGGTGTGGTTCTAAAGCGCTGGGAAAACCGCGACCGGAGCCAACAGGAAGTACAGCAGGAAGTACAAGGCCGCGTGATGGACGTAGAAGGTCTTGCTGTCTTTGCCTTCCCAGAGCCAGCGTTACCGGGTTCCACCGGCGGTATGCCGGTGCAGATGATCATCAGTTCATCTAAATCACCAAAAGATGTGTTTGATACGGTTGAAAACCTGAAAATGGCCGCCAACCAAAGTGGGCTGTTTATGGTGACAGATAGTAACCTCAATCTGAACACACCTGTTACCCGTGTGAAGATTGATAGAAACCGCGCCAACGCGCTCGGTATTCGCATGGCAGATATCAGTGATACACTGGCGATCTTTGTGAACGAGAACTACGTAAACCGCATTAATGTTGATGGCCGGGCTTATGAAGTGATCCCACAGGTTTCCCCGGAATTCCGCTTAACACCTGACACTATTAATCAATATTACGTACGCACAGGTTCGGGCACACAGGTTCCACTTTCTTCAGTAATCACACTTGAAGAAGATGTTGAACCGAACAAGCTATTCCAGTTCAATCAGCTTAACTCAGCTACATTCCAAGGCATTCCGGCCCCGGGTGTAACGATGGATGCTGTTGTTGAATTTCTTGAAAATTATGCCGCAACAAGCTTCCCATCCGGCTTCAGTTACGACTGGCAGGGTGATGTGCGCCAGTTTGTTTATGAAGGTAATCAGCTAGCCACTGCCTTTGCACTTGCAATGCTGGTAATTTATCTGGCGCTTGTTGCCCAGTTCAACAGCTTCCGTGACCCGTTCATCATTCTGGTAAGCGTACCACTTAGCCTGTTTGGTGCTTTGCTACCGATATATCTCGGTTACACCACAATCAATATCTACACCCAAATCGGGCTTGTAACGTTGATTGGCCTTATCAGTAAACACGGCATCTTGATGGTAGAATTTGCCAACCAACTGCAGCAGTCAGACGGTCTGAACCGCAGACAAGCGATCTTGAAAGCCTCTGCAATTCGTTTGCGACCTATTTTGATGACGACCGCAGCCATGGTTGTTGGCCTTATCCCGCTGGCGACCTCTACCGGCGCTGGCGCTGCCAGCCGCTTTGCTCTCGGCATTGTGATTGTGGTGGGCATGCTGGTTGGAACCTTTTTCACCTTATTCATCCTTCCTGCGGTCTATTCACTGCTGGCCGCACACCACAACAAGCAGGAAAAACATGAGGATAGAGAGATACCTGAACCTAAGCTCACAGTAGCGGCAGAATGA
- a CDS encoding TetR/AcrR family transcriptional regulator, with protein sequence MSIQEKRQQREQLILDHAISLIEEAGFFSMKMSDLAKRAKLSVGTLYSHYPCKEDLLIALAIKFSEQHLEWFRNSQKFGNTPAEKLIAACLNDMVETSDQVAMSELAHLSMAPSIWKRASPLLTDRLHSFFNEAWQLFSNLVAEAAPEFGRDAFTEKENRSLNLGCWSLAVGIDALTFSSIIESETANVTQTDFAREDWGAIFIENLAKHLTGWGWTEPNPIEKVTEIFDTIQNSQTTSE encoded by the coding sequence ATGAGTATTCAGGAAAAACGCCAGCAGCGCGAACAATTGATATTGGATCATGCTATTTCACTTATTGAAGAAGCAGGCTTCTTCAGTATGAAAATGTCTGATCTGGCGAAACGCGCCAAGCTTTCGGTGGGCACACTATACAGTCATTATCCTTGTAAGGAAGATTTATTGATTGCGCTCGCTATCAAGTTTTCTGAGCAACACCTAGAATGGTTTAGAAATTCTCAAAAATTTGGGAATACGCCAGCGGAAAAGCTGATAGCAGCCTGCCTGAATGATATGGTAGAGACCTCTGATCAGGTTGCCATGAGTGAGCTTGCCCATCTATCCATGGCTCCTTCAATCTGGAAACGCGCCTCTCCTCTCTTGACAGACCGCCTGCACAGTTTTTTTAACGAGGCGTGGCAGCTATTTTCAAATCTCGTAGCTGAAGCTGCCCCTGAATTTGGCAGAGACGCTTTTACGGAAAAAGAGAACAGGTCACTTAACTTGGGTTGCTGGTCTTTGGCCGTAGGTATTGATGCTCTTACCTTTTCTTCCATTATCGAATCTGAAACAGCAAATGTAACTCAAACCGATTTTGCCAGAGAAGATTGGGGTGCAATCTTCATTGAAAATTTAGCAAAGCATCTCACTGGTTGGGGCTGGACTGAGCCTAACCCTATTGAAAAAGTGACTGAAATTTTCGACACTATTCAAAACAGTCAAACAACTTCCGAATAA
- a CDS encoding alanine--glyoxylate aminotransferase family protein: MKSFIPPKRTLMGPGPSDVSDRILEAMARPTLGHLDPDFQRMMEEVKEGLKALFRTENKLTFPVSAPGSAGMETCFANLVDEGDTVVVIRNGVFGERMRENVVRAGGNAVMVDAEWGTTPKLEDVEAALEANPDAKILAFVHAETSTGVWADAEALAELARKYDCLTIMDAVTSLGGIPVEIDGWQIDAVYSGSQKCLSCTPGLSPVSFSDKAIKKVKARKTPVRSWFLDLSLVMSYWDGEGGRSYHHTAPVNALYGLHEALVMVSEEGLENVWVRHAVMHEALAAGLEKLGLKFLVDEEIRLPQLNAMVVPDGVDEASVRAYLLEKHNLEIGAGLGPMAGKVWRIGLMGSSASEENVELCITAIADALKAHQYPVDGIAALEAARVVLDE, encoded by the coding sequence ATGAAATCATTTATACCGCCAAAACGCACTTTGATGGGCCCGGGACCATCGGATGTTTCGGACCGTATTCTGGAAGCGATGGCGCGTCCTACACTTGGTCATCTTGATCCCGATTTTCAGCGAATGATGGAAGAAGTGAAAGAGGGTTTGAAAGCGCTGTTTAGAACAGAGAATAAACTCACTTTCCCGGTATCGGCACCAGGGTCCGCAGGTATGGAAACGTGTTTTGCCAACCTTGTTGATGAAGGTGATACGGTTGTAGTTATTCGCAATGGCGTGTTTGGTGAACGCATGCGCGAAAATGTTGTCCGTGCAGGTGGTAACGCCGTTATGGTCGATGCAGAATGGGGCACTACTCCAAAGCTTGAGGATGTTGAAGCTGCACTTGAAGCAAATCCGGATGCTAAAATTCTGGCCTTTGTGCACGCGGAAACATCAACTGGTGTTTGGGCTGATGCTGAGGCGCTTGCTGAGCTTGCACGCAAATATGATTGTCTAACCATTATGGATGCGGTGACAAGTCTTGGTGGTATTCCTGTGGAAATAGATGGCTGGCAGATTGACGCGGTATATTCTGGTTCTCAAAAATGTCTTTCCTGTACGCCAGGGCTTTCACCAGTTTCATTTTCCGATAAAGCCATCAAAAAGGTTAAAGCTAGAAAAACACCGGTTCGTAGCTGGTTCCTCGATTTATCATTGGTGATGAGTTACTGGGATGGTGAAGGTGGTCGCAGTTATCATCATACAGCCCCTGTGAATGCACTTTACGGACTTCATGAAGCTTTGGTTATGGTTTCAGAAGAAGGTCTTGAAAATGTATGGGTACGCCATGCGGTAATGCATGAAGCGTTGGCCGCAGGTCTTGAGAAGCTTGGCCTTAAATTCCTTGTCGATGAGGAAATCCGTTTACCTCAGTTGAATGCTATGGTCGTACCTGACGGAGTGGATGAAGCGTCCGTTCGTGCCTACCTGCTTGAAAAGCATAATCTTGAAATTGGTGCTGGACTTGGGCCTATGGCTGGTAAGGTTTGGCGCATTGGTTTGATGGGTTCAAGCGCATCTGAAGAGAATGTGGAGCTATGTATCACTGCAATCGCAGATGCACTTAAAGCGCATCAGTATCCGGTTGACGGTATCGCAGCACTTGAAGCTGCTAGAGTTGTGCTTGATGAATAA
- a CDS encoding efflux RND transporter periplasmic adaptor subunit has product MKKIAKNIVLTALVGSSIIALSTVSFGQDDEGGFQLPPMPVATTEVAPQALPQYLSGIGRLEAVNQVNLASETTGRISGLHFVSGQTVEAGQVILQIDDTVDRAQLSQLNARKTLAEKQLERAKDLKGLASSEARVDEAQATLDEVKGRIAEVQAEIRKKRVVAPFSGILGIRQVNLGQYLDPGTVLVTLTDTSKFTAIIQLPEQALGNITTGQDADIKIAAFPNEVFKGKLIAIEPQVDRNNHTISVQAYIPEDSGKLRSGLFAEARVTLPSAEQVLMVPETAVERSTYGDTLFIVDTANGTAQRRSVKLGQRRDGYVVIKEGLKEGDTVIVSGTNRVFEGSPVTIKAASASTSVVPSAN; this is encoded by the coding sequence ATGAAAAAAATAGCAAAAAATATCGTATTAACTGCTTTGGTTGGTTCGTCAATCATAGCACTATCAACTGTCAGTTTCGGTCAGGATGATGAAGGTGGCTTTCAACTGCCGCCTATGCCTGTAGCTACCACAGAGGTGGCACCACAAGCTCTTCCGCAATACCTTTCAGGCATTGGGCGTCTTGAAGCTGTGAACCAAGTGAATCTGGCTTCGGAAACAACGGGCCGGATCTCAGGGCTTCATTTTGTCTCTGGTCAAACTGTGGAAGCCGGTCAAGTTATCCTGCAGATTGATGACACCGTAGATAGAGCCCAACTCTCACAACTGAACGCAAGAAAAACACTGGCAGAAAAGCAGCTTGAACGTGCGAAAGACCTTAAAGGCTTAGCTTCTTCTGAAGCACGGGTTGATGAGGCCCAAGCTACACTTGATGAAGTTAAAGGCCGCATTGCTGAAGTACAGGCTGAAATTCGCAAGAAGCGCGTTGTTGCACCCTTCTCCGGCATTCTTGGTATTCGTCAAGTAAATCTGGGCCAATACCTTGATCCAGGTACAGTGCTTGTAACGCTAACCGATACATCAAAATTTACGGCTATCATTCAACTACCAGAACAAGCCCTTGGTAATATCACGACCGGCCAGGATGCTGATATCAAAATAGCGGCTTTCCCTAATGAGGTTTTCAAGGGTAAATTGATCGCTATTGAACCGCAAGTGGACCGAAACAACCACACCATCAGTGTTCAAGCTTATATCCCTGAGGACAGTGGAAAGCTTCGTTCAGGCCTTTTTGCTGAAGCACGCGTTACCCTACCAAGCGCCGAACAGGTTCTAATGGTACCAGAAACAGCTGTTGAGCGTTCTACATACGGGGATACTCTTTTTATAGTTGATACAGCGAACGGCACAGCTCAGCGCCGCTCAGTGAAATTAGGCCAGCGCCGTGACGGTTATGTGGTGATCAAGGAAGGCCTGAAGGAAGGTGATACCGTTATCGTATCAGGTACCAACCGCGTGTTTGAAGGCTCCCCTGTAACGATTAAAGCAGCAAGTGCTTCCACTTCTGTTGTGCCAAGCGCGAACTAG
- a CDS encoding amidohydrolase family protein: MSRTSTKALSAALFATSLFYAPAVLSAEAPPPSVHEKWTEPPVHMRMTSVVTEKPGEGGDKKKGLPLEPSRTVEFETDEATWIALDVSPDGSTIMFEILGDIYTMPMAGGEATAVLTGMGFQSQPSYSPDGTEIAFISDQDGSENLYIANADGSKPKKLSSLASGELMSPEWSADGNYVYVSQLPNGIGANEIWMYHKHGGKGIQVTNSRPQGANTPRNRQPNAQGVSVSKDGRYLYYSTKQGGFSYNMSNFPWRVVRRDLQEGTTDTIVTAYGGAMRPAISPDGTMLVYGTRHETDTGFRVRNLATGEDRWLAYPVTRDDQESRATRDLMPAYSFTPDGSAIITTSGGKIERIDIADGKRTVIPFTAKVKLDIGADLVHQEKDPEGPVVARMAQTPAMSPSGDTVVFSALGELYSMQLAEGGTPKKIGRAGNNVHQPSWSKDGRYITYISWDTDGGQIYRMRANGRGKPEQITKISGYYSEPHFTPAGDEIVAIRSSNHQFNLGNAGAQRDLIAVNVKTGATRVIMPGSGFGSIHFGDQADRVNLYDGDKLFSVRLDGTDRRDHLKVTGKGLYFAAKPVPARDMRLSPNGRFALARSQEQLQLINVPPTGRKAVTVNVAGPSVPLKTLSDIGVDYFEWSDDGETILWSVGSTLYTQKLSDVEWVKPEKEESKEEEKAEETASEAAENTDAEKKEEKAEEPKKYQTYVARVEVPRDNPEGTIVLRGATVLTMGEQGTIENADVVVTNGKFAAVGPLGSVDIPRGAEVRDVSGKFITPGFVDSHGHWRNWSRNGVVEENFWPFLANVAYGVTSGLDVQTSTTDIFVAQDMVEAGRMIGLRAWSTGPGVFSDTNIKSKEHAVDVLTRYKDHYRTKNIKAYITGNRKQRQYIVDASKEVGIMPTTEGGLDAKLDLTHMIDGFAGNEHNIPIVPLYKDVVQLAAQTGIGYTPTLLVTYGGPWGENYYFTNQNPHDDEKVNRFMPHNIVDGRTKRAPWFRDEEYAFTRVADSAIDIQRAGGKVGVGSHGQFQGLGYHWELWSLGSGKATPMEALKAATIDGAHIIGHADEVGSIEPGKFADLVVLNKDPRADLKNTVDIHRVMMNGRLYDDDTMNEEWPRKRALPKLWFHDQGPK; this comes from the coding sequence ATGTCACGCACTTCAACGAAGGCGCTGTCTGCAGCGCTGTTTGCAACAAGTTTATTTTATGCGCCAGCAGTTTTATCTGCGGAGGCACCACCACCATCAGTTCATGAAAAATGGACAGAACCACCTGTTCATATGCGAATGACAAGTGTGGTAACTGAAAAGCCAGGTGAAGGCGGAGACAAGAAAAAAGGCCTGCCACTTGAGCCGTCACGTACTGTTGAGTTTGAAACTGATGAAGCAACATGGATTGCGCTTGATGTATCGCCTGATGGCAGCACCATCATGTTCGAAATTCTTGGTGATATCTACACTATGCCAATGGCAGGAGGTGAAGCGACAGCTGTTCTAACTGGCATGGGTTTCCAGTCTCAGCCATCATATTCACCTGATGGTACAGAGATTGCTTTTATTTCTGATCAGGATGGTTCGGAAAATCTTTATATTGCAAATGCCGATGGTTCCAAGCCAAAGAAGCTTTCATCACTGGCATCGGGTGAGCTTATGAGCCCTGAATGGTCAGCTGACGGTAACTACGTATATGTATCTCAACTGCCGAACGGTATCGGTGCTAATGAGATCTGGATGTACCACAAGCATGGCGGTAAAGGTATTCAGGTAACCAACTCTCGCCCGCAAGGTGCGAATACACCTAGGAACCGCCAGCCAAATGCACAGGGTGTTTCCGTTTCAAAAGATGGACGGTATCTATATTACAGCACCAAGCAGGGCGGTTTTTCATACAATATGTCTAACTTTCCTTGGCGGGTGGTCCGCCGTGACCTTCAGGAAGGCACGACAGATACTATCGTAACCGCATATGGCGGCGCGATGCGGCCGGCTATTTCGCCAGACGGTACGATGCTTGTTTATGGTACACGCCATGAAACAGATACTGGCTTCCGTGTGCGCAATCTCGCGACAGGTGAAGACCGTTGGCTTGCTTACCCTGTGACACGGGATGATCAAGAATCCCGTGCGACACGTGATCTTATGCCTGCTTATAGCTTCACGCCTGATGGCAGTGCGATTATCACCACAAGTGGCGGTAAGATCGAACGTATTGATATTGCAGACGGCAAGCGCACAGTTATTCCGTTCACTGCGAAAGTGAAGCTGGATATTGGCGCTGATCTTGTTCATCAGGAAAAAGACCCGGAAGGCCCAGTGGTAGCGCGTATGGCGCAAACACCAGCGATGTCGCCAAGCGGTGATACAGTTGTGTTCTCAGCACTTGGTGAACTTTATTCAATGCAGTTAGCAGAGGGTGGTACGCCAAAGAAAATCGGCAGAGCAGGTAACAATGTACACCAGCCGTCATGGTCAAAAGACGGGCGCTATATCACTTACATCAGTTGGGATACAGATGGTGGACAGATATACCGTATGCGTGCGAATGGTAGGGGCAAGCCTGAGCAGATAACAAAAATCTCTGGTTATTATAGCGAACCACATTTCACACCAGCAGGTGATGAAATTGTTGCGATCCGTTCCTCTAACCACCAGTTCAATCTCGGGAATGCTGGCGCTCAGCGTGATTTGATTGCAGTGAATGTTAAAACCGGTGCAACACGAGTGATTATGCCGGGTTCAGGTTTTGGCAGCATTCATTTTGGTGATCAGGCTGACCGCGTGAACCTTTATGATGGCGATAAGCTTTTCTCTGTACGTCTTGATGGTACTGACCGCCGAGATCACCTGAAGGTAACGGGTAAAGGCCTTTATTTTGCAGCAAAACCCGTGCCTGCACGTGATATGCGCCTTAGCCCGAACGGCCGATTTGCGCTAGCACGTTCGCAGGAACAATTGCAGCTCATTAATGTGCCGCCAACTGGCCGAAAAGCTGTAACTGTGAATGTTGCAGGCCCAAGCGTACCGCTTAAAACGCTTTCTGATATTGGTGTTGATTATTTCGAATGGTCTGACGACGGTGAAACTATCCTGTGGTCTGTGGGGAGTACACTCTACACCCAGAAACTTTCTGACGTTGAGTGGGTGAAGCCAGAGAAAGAAGAAAGTAAGGAAGAGGAAAAGGCGGAGGAAACAGCTTCTGAAGCAGCAGAAAATACGGATGCTGAAAAGAAAGAAGAAAAAGCCGAAGAACCTAAGAAATATCAAACCTACGTAGCCCGTGTGGAAGTGCCGCGTGATAACCCAGAAGGTACAATTGTTCTGCGCGGTGCAACTGTGCTTACGATGGGAGAGCAAGGCACCATTGAAAATGCGGATGTTGTGGTAACAAACGGCAAGTTCGCAGCTGTTGGTCCTCTAGGTTCTGTGGATATCCCACGCGGCGCTGAAGTTCGTGATGTGAGCGGTAAGTTTATCACACCAGGCTTTGTGGATAGCCATGGTCACTGGCGTAACTGGAGCCGGAATGGGGTTGTGGAAGAGAACTTCTGGCCGTTCCTTGCAAACGTTGCTTACGGTGTTACCAGCGGCCTTGATGTGCAAACAAGCACGACAGATATCTTTGTAGCTCAGGATATGGTGGAAGCAGGCCGGATGATTGGCCTGCGTGCATGGTCAACCGGGCCGGGTGTATTCTCCGATACCAATATTAAATCCAAAGAGCATGCTGTGGATGTGCTGACCCGCTATAAAGATCATTACCGTACCAAGAACATCAAAGCTTACATTACCGGCAACCGGAAACAGCGCCAGTATATTGTGGATGCTTCTAAGGAAGTGGGCATCATGCCAACAACCGAGGGCGGCCTTGATGCGAAGCTTGATCTTACACACATGATTGATGGTTTTGCGGGTAATGAGCATAATATCCCGATTGTGCCGCTCTATAAGGATGTGGTGCAGTTAGCTGCGCAAACTGGCATTGGTTATACGCCAACCCTTCTCGTGACATACGGCGGCCCATGGGGTGAAAACTATTATTTCACCAATCAGAACCCGCACGATGATGAGAAGGTAAACCGCTTTATGCCGCATAATATTGTGGATGGCCGCACCAAGCGTGCTCCTTGGTTCCGTGATGAAGAATATGCCTTCACGCGGGTGGCGGACAGTGCCATTGATATCCAGCGCGCAGGCGGCAAGGTCGGTGTTGGTAGCCATGGTCAGTTCCAGGGGCTTGGTTATCACTGGGAGCTTTGGTCCCTTGGTTCAGGTAAAGCCACACCGATGGAAGCGCTCAAGGCAGCGACCATTGATGGTGCGCATATCATTGGTCACGCCGATGAAGTGGGCTCTATTGAACCGGGCAAGTTCGCAGACCTTGTTGTTCTGAATAAAGACCCACGTGCTGATCTGAAAAACACCGTAGATATCCACAGGGTGATGATGAATGGCCGTCTTTATGATGATGATACCATGAACGAAGAATGGCCACGTAAGCGGGCGTTGCCAAAACTTTGGTTCCATGATCAAGGCCCTAAATAA
- a CDS encoding ferredoxin--NADP reductase, with protein sequence MNLNFDPKAKKASATGPTSEKVLSVHHWTDRLFSFRITRPSGFRFRSGEFVMIGLQGEKKPLMRAYSIASPNWDEELEFFSIKVPDGPLTSRLQKIQPGDEVMLNRKSVGTLVHDALTPGRNLYLFSTGTGFAPFASIIRDPETYEKFERVVVTHTCRDVAELGYSKQIVDETLNHEFLGELVEGKLFYYDSVTREDYHRTGRITTLIENGDLAEFIGDKTFDPEVDRGMICGSTEMINDTKEILEKAGLTEGSNAKPAEFVIEKAFVG encoded by the coding sequence ATGAATTTGAATTTCGACCCTAAAGCTAAAAAAGCTTCTGCGACTGGTCCAACGTCAGAAAAAGTACTTTCTGTTCATCACTGGACAGACCGTCTTTTCTCTTTCCGTATTACGCGCCCATCAGGCTTCCGTTTCCGCTCTGGTGAATTTGTAATGATCGGTCTTCAGGGCGAAAAAAAGCCGCTTATGCGCGCTTATTCAATTGCGAGCCCTAACTGGGATGAAGAGCTAGAATTCTTCTCAATTAAGGTTCCTGATGGCCCACTAACAAGCCGCCTGCAGAAAATTCAGCCTGGCGATGAAGTTATGTTGAACCGCAAATCAGTTGGTACCCTGGTTCATGATGCCTTAACACCTGGCCGTAACCTATACCTATTCTCAACAGGTACTGGCTTCGCGCCGTTCGCAAGCATCATCCGTGATCCTGAAACATACGAAAAGTTCGAACGCGTTGTTGTAACGCACACATGCCGCGACGTTGCTGAGCTTGGTTACAGCAAGCAAATTGTAGACGAAACATTGAACCATGAGTTCCTTGGTGAGCTGGTTGAAGGTAAACTGTTTTACTATGACAGCGTAACCCGTGAAGATTATCACCGTACCGGCCGCATCACGACGCTGATTGAAAATGGTGACTTGGCTGAATTCATTGGCGACAAAACCTTTGATCCAGAAGTTGACCGCGGCATGATCTGTGGTTCCACTGAAATGATCAACGATACAAAAGAGATTCTGGAAAAAGCAGGCCTTACCGAAGGTTCAAATGCTAAACCAGCTGAGTTTGTGATCGAAAAAGCTTTTGTTGGTTAA